A window from Anoplolepis gracilipes chromosome 15, ASM4749672v1, whole genome shotgun sequence encodes these proteins:
- the LOC140674293 gene encoding uncharacterized protein — protein sequence MEIADTGGGSDHNVRQQCRSLHRIVSVLLLLLLIADASNSVGVGGGTGGSSGGGGGSGGSGGGGGGGGGGGGSGTCGLAELTCRDGRCVPIDAYCNGEDDCGDGSDEPAMCTPCNRTYHGREGRTYKLDLPRPSEERLPFLCHLTFTAAGQGYGELVQLLWDAFSVGRVDTNADNYFTSCPEGSLQLAELGRHFTGGSWCGVGEGRASYYSETSTVTASIRLFHAPSTVPFEFRLRFRFVSRNEAVARLGKPELPVERGSPVPGTYCSRNFYECHLKQCRLQSPNYPGEYPRNASCLITVRQKEVPTCKHAMISVKSTPTGPVGLNAAVNTSLSVWQDCPLERDRLIFRDGARTEDPVLLVYCGGPLPQITARGPAMQVEFRSSPVAIPLGASSLRLELELRVVYVDSDGLDYAKGSQGCHFFVNGTGVGAKRSGTIRAPLHALPPGSSCTWNIKGAIGDRVWIYFSSYSQRDLTGNGENNASAGQDSTPLSLLCAVKLIFWDGAPNTGQPMATLCDDTPKLCAHAALRNITRSTRPCTEDESYLTAAPSLTLRMETVLGTALHPINFHARYEFVSTLQPGEPWGDGICSRIWRKARTGEVTSPRDVRLFGRGGSSKLDCRYRVEAGSGERVRLTLHNVSLGESTMCMSDSDPHTGRPRCVQEVGSREARLVLYEAPWRDVRVPRACLCDNTSHLPLTYTSSGRAIEITFLVDQQAPHEDFETLFFYASFELIRMPECPRKQRIRGEGGELRFVTPPLSRPDIYCEGLPWLVEARENRSLFVLTWGWFLPLEPPAVSPESAGGTGVSDQVKCPTTNRILLYSGWPQKLLKVVCPAEPGAREFTVHVFSEEWLGATEEGKWPGPPRPPALLLDFVARESGQAAASWLEISKSRAALRRQLRLPERGVITENETNGMPAHVGDCPHKCPELGACIAASLWCDGHEHCPSGHDEANCGNGARLLGLLQSTVWLVMAGVAGIVTAFACLFTILISRSKARTKRLHYKGTKKGKKPRRAPTEETLLGAAS from the exons ATG GAGATAGCTGATACAGGAGGAGGATCCGATCACAACGTTAGACAACAGTGTCGATCCCTGCATCGCATCGTCTCGGTGCTGTTGCTGCTACTGCTGATCGCTGACGCGTCCAACAGCGTTGGCGTCGGGGGTGGTACAGGGGGAAGCAGCGggggcggcggcggcagcggaGGGTCAGGGGGTGGTGGAggtggcggcggtggcggtggcggcagCGGCACTTGCGGGCTGGCCGAGTTGACATGTCGGGATGGACGATGCGTGCCGATCGACGCTTACTGCAACGGCGAGGATGACTGCGGCGACGGCAGCGACGAGCCGGCCATGTGCACCCCGTGCAATCGCACCTACCACGGTCGCGAGGGACGCACGTACAAGCTGGACCTGCCCAGGCCCTCGGAGGAACGTCTACCGTTTCTCTGTCACCTGACGTTCACCGCGGCCGGACAGGGTTACGGCGAGCTGGTCCAGCTGCTGTGGGACGCGTTCAGCGTCGGCCGCGTCGACACCAACGCCGACAACTACTTCACCAGCTGTCCCGAGGGTTCGCTCCAGCTGGCCGAGCTCGGCAGACACTTCACGGGCGGCTCGTGGTGCGGCGTCGGTGAGGGTCGCGCATCTTACTACAG CGAAACCAGTACAGTCACTGCCTCTATACGGCTGTTTCACGCACCGTCGACGGTGCCGTTCGAATTTCGTCTCCGTTTTCGCTTCGTTTCGCGCAACGAGGCGGTCGCCCGATTGGGCAAGCCAGAATTACCGGTGGAACGGGGCTCCCCGGTGCCGGGCACCTATTGTTCCCGCAACTTTTACGAGTGTCACCTCAAGCAATGTCGTCTACAGAGTCCCAACTATCCCGGCGAATATCCGCGCAACGCCAGCTGTCTCATCACCGTGCGTCAGAAGGAGGTGCCCACGTGCAAGCACGCAATGATATCTGTCAAGAGCACGCCGACCGGCCCGGTCGGCCTCAATGCCGCCGTCAACACCAGTCTAAGCGTCTGGCAGGACTGTCCACTGGAGAGGGACCGTCTAATCTTCCGCGACGGAGCTCGCACCGAGGACCCGGTACTCCTCGTGTACTGCGGCGGCCCGTTGCCGCAGATAACCGCTCGCGGACCCGCCATGCAGGTGGAGTTTCGCAGCTCGCCGGTAGCGATACCCTTGGGCGCGTCGTCGCTGCGACTTGAACTCGAGCTACGGGTCGTCTACGTCGACTCGGACGGTCTGGATTATGCCAAGGGCTCGCAAGGCTGTCACTTTTTCGTCAACGGCACCGGTGTCGGCGCCAAGAGGAGCGGCACGATACGAGCACCGTTGCACGCCCTACCGCCAGGTTCCAGCTGCACGTGGAACATCAAGGGAGCGATCGGCGATCGCGTATGGATATACTTCTCGTCGTACTCGCAGCGCGACCTCACCGGCAACGGCGAGAACAACGCCAGCGCCGGCCAGGACAGCACACCCTTGTCCCTCCTGTGCGCCGTTAAGCTCATCTTCTGGGACGGGGCACCCAACACGGGTCAGCCGATGGCCACGCTGTGCGACGACACGCCCAAGTTGTGCGCCCACGCGGCGCTCCGGAACATCACCAGGAGTACGAGACCCTGCACCGAGGATGAAAGCTATTTGACTGCCGCGCCCAGCCTGACGTTACGCATGGAGACTGTTCTAGGGACTGCCCTTCATCCCATTAACTTCCAC GCGCGGTATGAGTTTGTCTCTACCCTTCAACCTGGCGAACCCTGGGGCGATGGTATCTGCAGTCGCATTTGGCGCAAAGCGCGCACTGGCGAGGTGACGTCACCGCGCGACGTACGTCTATTTGGACGCGGTGGTTCCAGCAAGTTAGATTGCAG GTATCGCGTAGAGGCCGGCAGCGGCGAGCGAGTCCGCCTGACCCTGCACAACGTTAGTTTGGGCGAATCCACCATGTGCATGAGCGATTCGGATCCGCATACCGGTAGACCGCGTTGCGTTCAGGAAGTCGGGTCCAGGGAGGCACGTCTGGTTCTGTACGAGGCGCCGTGGAGGGACGTGAGGGTACCACGAGCGTGTCTGTGCGACAATACGTCGCACTTGCCGCTCACGTACACCTCCTCCGGTCGGGCGATAGAGATAACTTTCCTGGTGGATCAACAGGCGCCGCACGAAGACTTTGAAACGCTCTTCTTCTACGCCAGCTTCGAGTTGATCCGCATGCCGGAGTGCCCGCGCAAGCAGAGAATCCGGGGCGAGGGTGGCGAGCTAAGATTCGTGACGCCTCCGCTGTCGAGACCAGACATCTACTGCGAGGGTCTCCCGTGGCTGGTAGAGGCGCGCGAAAACCGCTCGCTCTTCGTCCTCACCTGGGGCTGGTTCCTGCCGTTGGAGCCCCCGGCAGTCAGTCCCGAATCAGCTGGCGGCACCGGCGTCAGCGATCAGGTCAAGTGTCCGACCACCAATCGCATCCTCCTCTATTCCGGCTGGCCGCAAAAACTGCTGAAGGTGGTGTGCCCGGCGGAACCGGGCGCCCGTGAATTCACCGTACATGTGTTCTCGGAGGAGTGGTTGGGCGCGACGGAGGAGGGCAAATGGCCAGGTCCACCTAGACCACCTGCGCTACTGCTGGACTTTGTGGCTCGGGAATCCGGACAGGCGGCCGCTTCCTGGTTGGAGATCTCAAAGAGCCGGGCGGCCCTGCGCCGACAGTTACGTCTTCCGGAGAGAGGCGTAATAACGGAGAACGAGACCAACGGCATGCCCGCCCACGTCGGCGACTGCCCGCACAAGTGTCCCGAGCTGGGCGCCTGCATCGCCGCCAGTCTCTGGTGCGATGGACACGAACACTGCCCGTCCGGTCACGACGAGGCCAACTGCGGCAACGGTGCCCGACTGCTCGGGCTCTTGCAGTCCACCGTGTGGCTCGTCATGGCCGGCGTCGCTGGAATTGTCACTGCCTTCGCGTGCCTATTCACTATTCTTATTAGCAG ATCCAAAGCTCGCACAAAGAGACTTCACTACAAGGGGACGAAGAAGGGCAAGAAGCCGCGACGAGCACCGACGGAGGAGACGCTTCTCGGAGCGGCGTCCTGA